A window of Candidatus Methylacidiphilales bacterium genomic DNA:
TCCAGCAGCATCAGCTTCACGTAAACACTCAAGGACATTGGGAATTTGTCGAACTCGGTCCGGTGACTCATAACCACCGGGAATAACAAACACGTCGTAATCTGCTGCCTTGATAAGATTGGCGTCCACAGTCGCTTTGATGGGCAACCCCCACTTGCCTTGCACATCTATTTTCCCACGTGTGGCAACATCCACATGGAGACCTGCTTCCTGCAATCGATAATAGGGATAAGCGAATTCTGTGTCCTCAACTGCGTGAGAAATGATGATAAC
This region includes:
- a CDS encoding type 1 glutamine amidotransferase, translating into MKRNNKAVIIISHAVEDTEFAYPYYRLQEAGLHVDVATRGKIDVQGKWGLPIKATVDANLIKAADYDVFVIPGGYESPDRVRQIPNVLECLREADAAGKIIASICHGPWVLISAKIVRGRQMTCYVGCKDDLINAGALYQDAPVVVDRNVITAPHFRNNPEWMRETLRVYQMLFPK